The Gemmatimonas aurantiaca T-27 DNA segment CTGCGCGCCAACACTCGTGGTCATGAGAGCCGCCACGCATGCAGCCGTGACGGCCATCACGACGGATGGTCTGGAAGTCATCGTCATTGTGATCATGACGAAAAATACCCCGACAGCCCGTACCGGGTTCAGGTGAGCGTGGGCACGGACCGGCCAATCGCCTGCGCGATCGTGCGCAGTTGTAGCACCAGCTCCGCAAACTGTTCCGGATAGAGCGATTGCGCGCCATCGGACAGTGCCTTGTCGGGCTGCGGATGCATTTCCACGAGAATGCCATCGGCACCAGCCGCCACCGCCGCGCGTGCCATCGGCGTAACCTTGTCGCGCAGGCCCGTGCCATGGCTCGGGTCGGCCACGATGGGCAGGTGCGAAAGCTTGTGCACCACCGGGATGGCCGTGAGATCGAACAGATTCCGCGTGGCGCTATCGAACGTGCGCACGCCACGTTCGCACAGGATCACGTTCGGATTGCCTTCCGCCAACACGTACTCGGCGCTCAGCAGCAGATCGTTGATGGTGGCCGCCATGCCGCGCTTCAGCATCACCGGCTTGCCCAACGTGCCCACGTATCGCAGCAACGAGTAGTTCTGCATGTTGCGCGCGCCGATCTGAATGCAGTCGGCATACTCGGCCACGAGATCGGCACCCCGTTCATCCATCGCTTCCGTCACGATGGCCAGCCCGGTCTCACGACGCGCGAGCGCCAACAGCTCGAGCCCCTGCTTGCCGAGTCCCTGAAAGGCATACGGCGACGAGCGCGGCTTGAAGGCACCACCACGCAGGGCGGTGCCTCCAGCGGCACGCACCAGACGCGCCGACGTGAGGATCTGCTCCTCCGACTCCACCGAGCACGGACCGGACACGATGGGTACTTCGTCGCCGCCAAAGCGCACGCCCGGCGCAATCTCCACGATCGTGTTGTCGCCCTTCCATTCACGCGACGCCTGGCGATACGGCTTCTGCACAATGAGCACGCTGGCGACGCCTGGAAGCCCCTCGATGTACGACCAATCCACCTTGGCATCATCACCAAGCAGACCGACCGCCGTGCGCACTTCGCCCGGCATGGGGAGGGGCTTGAAGCCCTGACGCGTGATCTCTTCGCATACCCGATCGATTTCGGACGAAGAGGCGTTGGGCTGCATCACGACCAGCATGTCACGTCCTCAGAAATGTGTAGACCAGCCGTCGGTGGCCACGATCGTGGGACCGGCGTATTGCTCCGCGACTTCGGCGTGGATATCCACGGCCTCGACGGGCGGATAGAAGTGCGTGAGCACGAGCTGACGAGTCTGCGCGCGGGCGGCCAAAGCCCCTACCTGGCGTGGTGTCAGGTGCTCGCCGATGGCCATGTCGTCCGGCAGCGAGCATTCCGCCAACAGCAGATCGCAATCCCGCGACCAGTCACCGAGTGCCTCGCTGACACCGGTGTCCCCGGTGTACACGAGCCGTCGATTTCCCTCACTGATTGAATATGCCACGCTCTCCGGGGTGTGTGGTACCGGATGGGAGCTCAGCTCCACCCCACCGGGCAGTCTCACGATCTCGTCGCTGCCAAGATCACGTACCGTCACGGGAAAGCCGGGGGCGAGCATCCAGCCGCCATGCACGGCCGCCATGCGCTCGATCAGTGCTCCGGTCCCGACCGGGCCATAGATCGTCACTGGAGTCGAACGTGGCGGCAGTTGCCCCCAGCGCCACCCCATGATCAGCAGGGGCAGATCCGCGATGTGGTCGGTGTGAAAGTGCGTGAGGGCCACATGCGTGATGTCCTGCCACGCGACACCGAGGTGCGCCATCCGGTGCACGGCCCCACTGCCACAATCGAGCAGCAGGCGAATGTCGCCCGCTTCGACGAGGTGGGCGGCGGAAACCCGTGACGGGTGCGGAGCAGCGGTGCCCGTGCCGATCGTAGTGAGCTTCATGACGAAAGGGAGTCGCTGGTCAGCGGCCGCGGAAGACGATGCGGCGAAACAAGGGCGCGCCCCGGTCAGCCTGGAAGCGGGCCAGGTACACCCCTGGCGCGACAGTCCGCCCATCGGAGGCCGTGCCGTTCCACACGAATCGGCCATCACAATTGCTGTTGCCACCGGCCACGCCCCGGCCATAACGGCCGGCTTCGAAGCGCGAGGTGCCGGACTCACCGGGTACGATGGCGCGCACGAGGTTACCCCGCAGGTCCAGGATATCGAGCTTGACGTTGGCGCCCGGCTCCTTCACATCGAACCAGAAGCAGGTGTCGAATGACGTCGCCGATGGGAAGGGATTGGGAAAATTCTGGAAGAGCAGCGTCGTCGTGGGAACCAACTGATCGGTGATCACGATGGAGCCGAGGTTCATCACCTTGTAGGACGCGCCATTCGGCAGCCATGCGCGCACGGACCAGCGATACGACGTATTGGCTTGAAGGTCGGTCGCCGGTCGAAAGGTCGTTTCCGTCAGGCCACTGACACCCAGCTTCGGTTCGTTTTCATTCTCCAGTACTTCGATGTCATAGCGCCATGGGCCAATGAGTGGCGTGACCTCGGGGCTGTGCCACTTGAACAACGGCCGACGGATGTCGAGCGGATTGCCGCTGGGCGAGTTGAGCGTGTCCAGTGTCACCCAGGCCGGAACGGCTTTCGGGCCAATCGGCGCCGATTCGAAGACGAGGCCGGCCAGTGCTCGCACGCGAGCACGCCAATACACCGCGGACACCGGCGGCAGGGGACGTGTCACCTGGATGGTGAACGACGTATCCATCGACGTGAACGTGCTGTCGAGCACCAGTCCGATGAAGTCCGACGATGTCGATACCTGAAACGTGATTTGCAGCGGACGTGCCGGTCCGAGCCCCACGGCCAGGAAGTTGATGGCCGGCGTGACCGTCGTGAGCAACGTTTCCCGCGGACCCTCCAGGAAGATCCCCTGCGCATCCAGCGCCCGTGGCGCCAACGCAGGAACGACAAGCCCCGCCACCAGAAGCAGCAGGGCCTTCGTCACACGCCGCAGCCACGCCGCCGCCGTCATGCCGGCAGGGGTTCCGGCTCCGATGAATCGCTGGCGTCCGGTACATCGTCCACCGAGTCTGCTGGTGCCTCCGCCGAGGTGGTGTTCGATGTCTTCTCGTCCACCGCCGGTCCGTTGCGCAGACGCACGCTGACGATGGAGGACACGCCAGGCTCCTGCATCGTGACACCGTACACCGAATCGGCCGCTTCGGAGGTGGTGCGCGGGTTGTGCGTGATCACGATGAACTGGGTTCGCGACTTGAAGTCGTTCAGCATCTTCACGAAACGCCCGATGTTCTGGTCGTCGAGCGGCGCGTCCACTTCGTCCATGAGGCAGAAGGGGCTCGGCTTGGTGAGGAAAATGCCGAACAGCAACGACAGCGCGACCAGTGCCCGTTCACCGCTCGAAAGCAGGTGAATACGCTGGGTCTTCTTGCCACGCGGCGAGGCATGTACTTCGATATCGCAATCGAGCGGCGCGTCGGGGTTCTCGAGGCGCAGGTCGCACTCGCCACCGCCGAACATCCGCAGGAAGATCTGTCGGAAATTCTCACGCACCTGCGAGAACGTCGCCAGGAACAACTCGCGCGCGGTGCTGTCGATTTCGCGGATGGCCTGGTGCAATGACTGCTTGGCCGCCACGAGATCGTTGCGCTGTGAGGTGAGGAACTCGAGACGACGCTGTTCTTCCTCGTGTTCTTCGATCGCCAGCGGATTCACGGGGCCCAGCTCGTCGAGCGCCGTGCGCAACTGCGTGGCTTCGACGCGCAGGTCGTCCGTGCTGAGATCCAGCTCTTCGAAGCCGGCCAGCAGATCATCGAGGGAACGCCGCCACTCGGTTTCGAGGCGCTGACGGATCGCTTCACGACGTCCCGACAACTCGGTGTGGCGCAACTGCGCACCGTGCAACTGTTCGCCCAGCGCGCTGGCGCGGCGACGGGCTTCGTCGAGTGCGGTTTCGCAGCCATCCAACGCGGCGTTGGCCGCGGCCACCGCGCGCTCGGCCTCCCCAAGCCGCCCATCGGCATCGGCCAGCGACTTCCGCTCGGTCTCGAGCTCGGCCCGCCAGGTGTCGAGCTGCGTCACGAGATGCTGGTCGGCATCCGACAACGTCGACAGCTCACGCGCCAACGATTCGAGACGAGCGGCGGCCGTGCTGTCTTCTTCCGACAAACGCTTTTCGCGATCGATGGCCACCGACAGACGCGCCTGCGCCTGGGCCTGCGCCACCTGCCAGGTGGCACGCGCTTCACGCGCCTGCTCCTGCTCACGCTCGGCAATCGACAAGGCCTCACGTGCCTGATCGATGTCGCTGTCGGCCTCTCCGGCCCGTGCATGCAGTACATCGGCCTGCTGCGCGAGCTGCTGCATGCGCTGCTCGAGTTCCTGCAAGCGCGAAACCAGTCGCTCGGCCAGTGCACTGCTTTGTGCGAGCTCCCGCTCGGCGCGTTCGCGACGCCGCTCCACTTCCTGCTGAACTTCGGTGGCGCGGCGTGCTTCCTGCTGCGCACGATTGTGGCCTTCGGTGGCCGCCTGCTGCGCCCGTTCGGCTTCGCCAAGGGCCAAACGCGCCGCTTCGGCGGTCAGTGCCGCTTCATCGCGCCGGGCATCGGCGGCGGCCAGGTCCGACTCGAGACGATTGAGTTCGGCGCGGCGCTGCAGTGGGCCGGGGCCCGTTGCCGTACCAGGCAGAAACACAGCGCCGTGTTCGTCCACGAACGCTTCGCCGCTGTCCACCGCGCGGACCTTGCCGAGCAACGCCCGCACCCAGCGCGACGTGGGGCCACTGGCCTGCACGCTGCCAGCGAGCGCGCCGTCATCGGCACCGAGTTCCGTGACCACATCGAGCGGCAGCAGCAGCAGGGGACCAGGCTGCGTTTCCGTGTGCCAGCGACGCACCGCCGCCGCCGCATCGGCATCACGCACCACGATCGCGTGCATGGTGGCGCCGAGATACCGCTCCACGAGACGCGCCGCGTCACCATCCGCGGTGACGAAGTCAGTGAGCGGCCCCAATACCGCGCCTTCCCCGAAGCGCTCACGTTCCTTGAGCAGCTTCGCGCTCGATGGCGCCAGACCCACACGCTCACGTTCGAGCGCGGCCAGCGCGTTCATGCGCGCTTCGAGCTCGGTGCGCAGCTCCACGGCGCTGGCGAGCGCACTGCGTGATTCCGCGTCGGCAATACGCGCCGTGGCGGCAGCCAGACGGGCGCCCTCGAGATCGTCGAGTGCCTCCTGTGCGGCCAAACGCGACGTTTCCACTTGATCGCGCGCGGCCAGCAGTTCGCGTTCGATGGTGTCCAACGTATCGGCCAGCGTCTGCCGTTCCAGTTCGAGCGCATCACGGCGCTGTTCTGTTTCGGTCTGCTCGCGCGCGGCACTGTCGCGGTCGAGTTCCAGGCGACGGGCCTGATCGCGATGCTCACGCACCTGGCGCTCGAGCTGGTCGAGCACCGAACGTTCCCGCTGCACACCCTCACGCGCCGTCTGTTCGGCGGTCAGACGTTCCTGCAGCGCTTCACCGGCATCGCGCAGATCCTGCTCGAGCGTCGTGCGATCGGTGGCCGCACGCTCACGGTCTTCGCGCAGGCGACGGCCAAACGCTTCGTTTTCCTTGCGTTCTTCTTCGGCCCGCTCGCGACGCATGGTCGTGCTGCGCTGCCGTTCTTCCGACACGGCCAGTTCGCGCTCGAGCTTTTGCGTGCGGTCGCGCTGTTCGCTCGCCAGACGCGCCAACTCCAGGCGGCTCGCTTCCGCGGTGGAACGTGCAACATGGGCTTCTTCGCGCTGCAGTTCGGCACCGGCAATGGCTTCTTCCGATCCCGGCACATCTTCGCGCAAGGTGATCAGGCGACCATCGAGCGCTTCGAGTTCGTCGCGCCAGGCGGCCATTTCGCGCGTGGCCAGCGAGATCTCCACCTGGAACCGGCGCGACGTGAGCTCGGCATGGCGCTCCGCACGACGACGCTGACGCGCCAGCGAACGCACCTGGCTCTGCACTTCCGCAATGAGATCGTCGAGACGCGCGAGATCGACCGTGGTCTCCTCGAGGCGACGTTCGGCGCTGCGGCGACGGTCCCGATACAAGCCTACGCCCGCTGCTTCTTCGAACAGCTCGCGACGATCATCCGGTCGATCGGAGAGCAGGGCATCGATCATCTTGCTTTCGATGACCACACCCGAGTCGGCACCGAGGCCGGTGCCACGCACCAGATCCTGAATGTCGCGCAGACGGCACGGCGCGCGGTTGAGCAGGTACTCGCTTTCGCCCGAACGCAGCAGGCGCCGCGTGATCACCACTTCCTTGAACGGGACGGGCAGCTCGCCTTCGGTGTTGTCGAAGTGCAGCGAGACTTCGGCCATGTTCACGGCCTTGCGCGCGGACGAGCCGTGGAAGATGACGTCTTCCATCTTTGCGCCACGCATCGCGCGCGCGCGCTGCTCGCCGAGCACCCACCGCACGGCATCGGACACGTTCGACTTGCCGGACCCATTGGGTCCGACGATGGCCGTCACACCTTTTTCGAACACAAACTCCAGGTGATCGGCAAAGGCTTTGAAGCCATGGACTTCGAGCTTCGTCAAACGCACTAGAACCCTCTCCCCGTTCGATATGCCAGCACAGGCGCCACGCCGACGGCGCGCAAGGAATCCGCAAGCGCCATAGCCTGCGTCGGTGATTCGAACGCGCCGGTGTACACCGACGCACTGCCGTCCGCCTGACGGAGTGCGTAGGCCATGATGCCCCGCGTGCTCAACGCCGCCAGACGTGCCGACACCAGCGCTGGTGTCACACGCGTCTCGAGGCGCAATGCAAACGGCACGGAGACGATGCTCCCCGCGCCAATGATCTTTTCACTGCGCAGGCGTGCCAGCAGCGCCTCCGCTTCGGGTCGGGACGCGGAGGCGCCAACGGTCACCCGGAACCACTGTTCGCCACTCTCCACCACCGGCGACAACGCCACGGCTTCCAGCGCCCGGACCTTGCTGTCGGGCATGGCGGCCGCGCGTGTATTCGCGGTGGCGAAGTAGATCGCATAGCGTGCCGCCACCGTACTGTCGGACAGATTGTCCACCGGCAGCGGCGGTGAGACCGGCGCCACGGACGAATCCAGTGGCACCACACCACTGTCCGATACGGGCGTCTGTCCCGGCGCGGTGGAATCGGGGCGCAACGCACTGTCCATCGGCGTCGGCGGCACCACGGTGGCAGCGCTGTCGGGTGCAACACGGCCCAGCAGAGCGCGTACGGGCGCCGGAAGCTGGGTCAACATCTGTGGCCACATGGCGCCAATGCCGATGGCCACGGCGCCCAGCACCAGCAGCAACGCGAGGATACGGTTGCGACGGCTGACCACGTCCACCTGCGCAGCTTCCCGTGCACGACGCGCGCTCTCGCGCTCAGGCGGCGGAGTGGGTTCCGGTTGCGGTGGTGGTGGAGCCGGCGGTGCCAGCAACGGGACACCAGGAGGCGTCGGAAACGCCGAATCTCCAGTGGGCATCAACGCGCCCATGAAGCCACAGAGCTCGGCAAACCCCGCGGTGGAAGGACGTGCCACCACGATCAGCAGTGCGCCGACCTGATGGAAACCGGCGGCCAGACGACGCCAGCGATCGTTGGCGTACACGGACTCATGATCCACCGGCTCGGTGCCGCTGGGCATGACGAACACGTTCTCCGCATCCCGCATCGGGCGCGCAATCTTGTTGAGCGACACCCCATACAAAAAACTGTCGGCGATACCGTGCGGATCATCGCCAGTGAGCAGCGCTTCCAGCGCCGGCGATTCACCCAGCAGATCCGCGATCGCCACACGCCGTCGCTGTCCCTGCGTGCGCGCCACACCGATCGCGACCTGCGTGGACACCGCCGGATCGTTGGCCGCAATCACCACCGCGCACACACTGTCCAGCAGCGGCGCGAGTCGGCGACCCTCCAATTCCCACTTCTCCGGAATCAACCCCGGACCACTCATGGTGCGCCCTCGAAGATCCAATAATTCTGTCCTGCCTGTTTGCCCACACGCTCGGCTTCGGCGCGTGTGGGGAACGGGCCGAGGACGACTCGATACACCGTGGTGCCATCACGATCAGTGGTCGTGATACGTGGCACGAGACCATCCACACGAATGCGCCCGGCCAACGCGCGTGCCTGGCGTTCATCGAGCAGTGCGGCAAATGACACCGTGAACGTGGACGCCACCGCCGGTGCGGTTGGCGCGGTCGAATCACCACGGGCGGCCCCTGTCGTGTCGGGAGCGGTGACTGCTCCTCCGGTCGCGGACACGCTGGTGTCCCGCGGCGCACTGTTGCGGAACTGCACGGGCTGATCGAGACCAGCCGCACGGGGACGCAGACCGTTCCAACGCAACGTGTGCCAGAACTGTTTGGCGCCGCCTTCGATGGTGCGCATATCGGCCAAGGAAGACGGATGCGCGAGCACGACATCATCGCCCCGCGTGATGGCAATCGATCCATCGGCCATCACGAGTGGCAGGTCGGCGCGCCATTCGCTGCGCACCACACCAATGACGGCATCACCGCCCAGGCTGACCACATACACGGAGTCACCCGCGCCACGCGCCAGCAACATGCGTCCCATCGGATCCATGCGCAGCGCGCTGGCCGGTGAGGGCAGGCGGATGCGACCGGTGACACCCTCCTCGAACCGATCGACGATACGCAGCACCGATTCATCTTCCAGCGCCACGAACAGACGGTCGCCACTCGGCGTGGCCGCGATCGCCATCACCGGATCGCCCATGTCCACGTTGAGCGCGATACCGAGGTCGCGCGTACGAATCGCGATCACGTGTTCATCGGCCGCGAAGTACACACGGTCGCCCACGGTCCCTGCGGTGGCGCTGATCGTACGCCGGATGGTTTCCACTTCTCCGGACGCCTTGATCGACACGCTGTCCGACACCGCCTGATTGGGAGGGCGTACCCGTCGCACCTGTACATCGTTGTCTTCCGCGCCGATCAGGATCACCGACCCATCGGGTTGCGAAAAGAGCGCGTCGACGGGATGGATGGGGCGATAACGCCAGTCGCTGCCACTCGGCGTATATCGCGTGACCTCACCACTGCGGGTCAAACCATAGATCGCCCCACCGTCCGCCGACACGAGAGACCGTACGGTGTCGGCACGCGACGTGGTGACCGTCCCCAGGCGCAAGTCGATGCGGACCGGACTGCCCCCGGTATCGATCGCGGCGAGATACCCGTCCTCCGCGCCAAACGCGATGACTTCGGTGAGGGGCGGGACGCGTGACGCCGAGCGCCAGATCGTCGTATCGAGGGCCGGGTAGCGGACAGCCGTCAGGATGCCGCCGTCTCTCGACAGCCGCAGCACCAGGGGGTCAGGGCCACCGGGGATAGTGGGGGCGGCGTCGGCTCCGGCAGGGCGGGACGAGCGATCGGCACAGCCGCCGGCAACACCGCACGCGAGGAGCACGAGCGCCGACGCGAGAAGCGTGCGCACGGGGGTAAAGTACCCGACCGGGGACGGTGGAGGGAGGGGCTGACGGTCAGGCATTCCGGTAGCATATTCGGCGACATATGCCCGCGCCCGCTTCGCCCCCCTCCTTGACCGAACTGCTGCGCGCGGCCCAGGCCGGCGATACCGGTGCGCGCGACCGGGCGGGAACCGTGGTCTACGAGGAGCTCTACAGCCTGGCGCGGGCCTACCTGAGCCGCGAACGGGGCGACCATACCCTCCAGCCCACCGCCCTGGTCCATGAGGCCTACCTGCGTCTGGTGGGCCAGATGGCGCCCTGGAAGAACCGGGGGCACTTCTTCGGTATCGCCGCGCAGATGATGCGCCGGGTGTTGGTCGATCACGCCCGGCGCGCCACGGCCGATCGTCGGGACCGGCAACGCTCCGTTCCCCTGGAGGCTGCGGAAACGGTGTCGCTGGATGACCTGGCCACGGGGGGCGCCGAGGACGTGCTGGCGGTGCATGATGCGCTCGAACAGCTCGAACGGCTCGATCCCCGGCAGGCCCGCATCGTGGAATTGCGATTCTTCGTTGGACTGTCGCTCGAAGAAATCGCCGAATTGCTCGACATCTCGCCTGCCACGGTGTCCCGCGACTGGGCCATGGCACGTGCCTGGCTACGGGTGCAGCTCCGGGACAGTTGATCTCACACGGTCGGCACTGGGCTTCAGCATGACCATGGTGATGTACGACACATCCTGGATGAGGAGTTCCGGCGCCGCGTCACGCGTGTGGTCCATGGAGCACATGCGCAGGAATGACTCGGCATGATCGACGACCGCGTGACACCAGCCGAATGGGCTGAGCTCAAGGTCTTGTGGGCCCAATCCGAATCGCTGGATGGGGCAGGGCAGGCGCACCTGCTCGCCACCGCGTCCTCAGCCCGTGTGCGGCGGGAACTCGCCAAGCTGCTGGCGGTCGCGGAGGAACAGGATGCGCTCGATCGTCCGGCCCATGAACTGCTGGGACTCGCGATGGACGGCGCGTTCAGCGCCACAGGTGAGCGGGACAGCGTGGAAGCGCTGGCCGCACCGAGTCTGGTGGGTCGACGCGTCGGGCCCTATCGGGTGCTTCGGCTCATTGGCCGCGGTGGCATGGGCGCCGTGTACCTCGCTGAACGCGCCGACAATGCGTTCCGTCAGCAGGTCGCGATCAAGACGCTCTGGCGCGGTGCGGACTCCGATGTGCTGCTTCAGCGTTTTCGGTCCGAGCGACAGATCCTCGCGCAGTTGCAGCACCCCAACATCGCGCAGTTGCTCGACGGTGGTGCCACGGACGATGGCATGCCATGGCTGGCCATGGAGTATGTGGATGGCACACCGATCGATGCCTGGTGCGACCAGCAGTCGCTGACGATCAATGCACGACTCGACCTGTTTCGTCAGGCCTGCGCGGCGGTACATCATGCGCATCAACGCCTCGTCATTCATCGCGATCTCAAGCCCAACAACATCCTCGTGACGCACGATGGTGTGGTGAAGCTGCTCGACTTCGGTGTGGCCAAGTTGATCGCCACCGAGGAGCACGAAAGCACACTGACCGGTGCTGGCCTGTCCCCGTTCACGATTGCTTACGCCGCACCCGAACAACTCACCGGCGACGTGGTGTCCACCGCCACCGACGTGTGCGCGTTGGGAGCGGTGCTCACCACGCTGATCAGTGGATCACCACCACTGGCGTTGCAGGGCATGAGCGCCACTGAACAACTGTTGGCCGTGCGCGAACGTGAACCGCGTGCGCCCAGTCTCATCGCCCTCGGCGCCCCACCGGAAGTGGCGCTCGCCCGCAGTCTGTCATCGTCTGCACGACTCGCGTCGGTATTGCGCGGCGAACTCGATGCCATTGCGCAGATGGCGCTGCGTCGTGATCCCGCACGCCGGTATCCCAGTGCGGTGGCGCTCAGTGATGATATCCTGCGGTATCTGCGACGGGACCGCGTGCTTGCCCGTCCGGACAGCACCGCCTATCGCATCCGCACTTTCGTACGTCGTCGTCGTGGGCTTACGGCAGCGGCGCTGTCGGCGCTCGTGATTGTGACCGGCGCTGGCGCCGTGGCATGGCGTCAGGCGTTGTTGGCGCGCGCTGAAGCCGCCCGCGCCGAGCGCGCTTCGTCATTCCTGTCCGGCATGGTCACCGGCACCAACGCCACGTCGTACGATCCCATCGTGCGGCTTTCCACCTCGGGTACCCTGGCCGAGTTGTTGGACAGCGCGCTGGTTCGTGTACCGCGCGAGTTCGCGGATGACGTACGTATCCGGGCCCGCCTGTACACGGCTATCGGCGCGAATGTCATGACCCAATCGCGCTTTGCACTGGCGCGGTCGGTGCTGGATTCGGCACGGATGCTCGCGGCAGAAGGGTTTGGCACCCATAGCCCTGAGTATGCCCGGGCATGTCTCGAGAGTGCCGTTCTGCGTCTGGATATGGACGGCCCCTACGCCGCAGACGCATTCATTGCGGCCGCCCGCGAAGCCGTCAAAGCGCTGCCGCCCGACGATGAACTGCATGCGCGCATCGCGCTGGTCGAAGCGTCGCGTGCGGTGTCGCTGGGACAGGTTCGTTATGCGGACTCGCTGGCGGCGGCGGTGGCACAACGTGAGCAACGACCTGACGGAGGTGGAGCCGGTGGTCGGGGCGGGCGCACCATTCTCTCGCTGCGGGCGCAGTCCATTCGGATGTTGACGTCCAGTTGGATTCACCGTGATCCACGGGAGTATCTGCGGCGAGCCCGCGCCGTGCTGGCACTCAGCGATTCGTTGGGACTCGCCAACACCAACGAACAGTTCAATGCCTGGGGGGCCGAATTCGAGGCACTGCTCGTGCTGGGACGGTCGGAAGAGGCATTGCCGATCCAGACCCGTTTCGTCGAAGCGGTGGAACGACTTCCGCGCGAGTCACCGGCCGTATCCGCCGTGCTGGCTCGCAATCGGGCCTTCTGGGCCACGGTGGC contains these protein-coding regions:
- the aroF gene encoding 3-deoxy-7-phosphoheptulonate synthase, which gives rise to MLVVMQPNASSSEIDRVCEEITRQGFKPLPMPGEVRTAVGLLGDDAKVDWSYIEGLPGVASVLIVQKPYRQASREWKGDNTIVEIAPGVRFGGDEVPIVSGPCSVESEEQILTSARLVRAAGGTALRGGAFKPRSSPYAFQGLGKQGLELLALARRETGLAIVTEAMDERGADLVAEYADCIQIGARNMQNYSLLRYVGTLGKPVMLKRGMAATINDLLLSAEYVLAEGNPNVILCERGVRTFDSATRNLFDLTAIPVVHKLSHLPIVADPSHGTGLRDKVTPMARAAVAAGADGILVEMHPQPDKALSDGAQSLYPEQFAELVLQLRTIAQAIGRSVPTLT
- a CDS encoding MBL fold metallo-hydrolase — encoded protein: MKLTTIGTGTAAPHPSRVSAAHLVEAGDIRLLLDCGSGAVHRMAHLGVAWQDITHVALTHFHTDHIADLPLLIMGWRWGQLPPRSTPVTIYGPVGTGALIERMAAVHGGWMLAPGFPVTVRDLGSDEIVRLPGGVELSSHPVPHTPESVAYSISEGNRRLVYTGDTGVSEALGDWSRDCDLLLAECSLPDDMAIGEHLTPRQVGALAARAQTRQLVLTHFYPPVEAVDIHAEVAEQYAGPTIVATDGWSTHF
- the smc gene encoding chromosome segregation protein SMC, translated to MRLTKLEVHGFKAFADHLEFVFEKGVTAIVGPNGSGKSNVSDAVRWVLGEQRARAMRGAKMEDVIFHGSSARKAVNMAEVSLHFDNTEGELPVPFKEVVITRRLLRSGESEYLLNRAPCRLRDIQDLVRGTGLGADSGVVIESKMIDALLSDRPDDRRELFEEAAGVGLYRDRRRSAERRLEETTVDLARLDDLIAEVQSQVRSLARQRRRAERHAELTSRRFQVEISLATREMAAWRDELEALDGRLITLREDVPGSEEAIAGAELQREEAHVARSTAEASRLELARLASEQRDRTQKLERELAVSEERQRSTTMRRERAEEERKENEAFGRRLREDRERAATDRTTLEQDLRDAGEALQERLTAEQTAREGVQRERSVLDQLERQVREHRDQARRLELDRDSAAREQTETEQRRDALELERQTLADTLDTIERELLAARDQVETSRLAAQEALDDLEGARLAAATARIADAESRSALASAVELRTELEARMNALAALERERVGLAPSSAKLLKERERFGEGAVLGPLTDFVTADGDAARLVERYLGATMHAIVVRDADAAAAVRRWHTETQPGPLLLLPLDVVTELGADDGALAGSVQASGPTSRWVRALLGKVRAVDSGEAFVDEHGAVFLPGTATGPGPLQRRAELNRLESDLAAADARRDEAALTAEAARLALGEAERAQQAATEGHNRAQQEARRATEVQQEVERRRERAERELAQSSALAERLVSRLQELEQRMQQLAQQADVLHARAGEADSDIDQAREALSIAEREQEQAREARATWQVAQAQAQARLSVAIDREKRLSEEDSTAAARLESLARELSTLSDADQHLVTQLDTWRAELETERKSLADADGRLGEAERAVAAANAALDGCETALDEARRRASALGEQLHGAQLRHTELSGRREAIRQRLETEWRRSLDDLLAGFEELDLSTDDLRVEATQLRTALDELGPVNPLAIEEHEEEQRRLEFLTSQRNDLVAAKQSLHQAIREIDSTARELFLATFSQVRENFRQIFLRMFGGGECDLRLENPDAPLDCDIEVHASPRGKKTQRIHLLSSGERALVALSLLFGIFLTKPSPFCLMDEVDAPLDDQNIGRFVKMLNDFKSRTQFIVITHNPRTTSEAADSVYGVTMQEPGVSSIVSVRLRNGPAVDEKTSNTTSAEAPADSVDDVPDASDSSEPEPLPA
- a CDS encoding SPOR domain-containing protein, which codes for MSGPGLIPEKWELEGRRLAPLLDSVCAVVIAANDPAVSTQVAIGVARTQGQRRRVAIADLLGESPALEALLTGDDPHGIADSFLYGVSLNKIARPMRDAENVFVMPSGTEPVDHESVYANDRWRRLAAGFHQVGALLIVVARPSTAGFAELCGFMGALMPTGDSAFPTPPGVPLLAPPAPPPPQPEPTPPPERESARRAREAAQVDVVSRRNRILALLLVLGAVAIGIGAMWPQMLTQLPAPVRALLGRVAPDSAATVVPPTPMDSALRPDSTAPGQTPVSDSGVVPLDSSVAPVSPPLPVDNLSDSTVAARYAIYFATANTRAAAMPDSKVRALEAVALSPVVESGEQWFRVTVGASASRPEAEALLARLRSEKIIGAGSIVSVPFALRLETRVTPALVSARLAALSTRGIMAYALRQADGSASVYTGAFESPTQAMALADSLRAVGVAPVLAYRTGRGF
- a CDS encoding SPOR domain-containing protein; protein product: MRTLLASALVLLACGVAGGCADRSSRPAGADAAPTIPGGPDPLVLRLSRDGGILTAVRYPALDTTIWRSASRVPPLTEVIAFGAEDGYLAAIDTGGSPVRIDLRLGTVTTSRADTVRSLVSADGGAIYGLTRSGEVTRYTPSGSDWRYRPIHPVDALFSQPDGSVILIGAEDNDVQVRRVRPPNQAVSDSVSIKASGEVETIRRTISATAGTVGDRVYFAADEHVIAIRTRDLGIALNVDMGDPVMAIAATPSGDRLFVALEDESVLRIVDRFEEGVTGRIRLPSPASALRMDPMGRMLLARGAGDSVYVVSLGGDAVIGVVRSEWRADLPLVMADGSIAITRGDDVVLAHPSSLADMRTIEGGAKQFWHTLRWNGLRPRAAGLDQPVQFRNSAPRDTSVSATGGAVTAPDTTGAARGDSTAPTAPAVASTFTVSFAALLDERQARALAGRIRVDGLVPRITTTDRDGTTVYRVVLGPFPTRAEAERVGKQAGQNYWIFEGAP
- a CDS encoding ECF-type sigma factor, producing MTELLRAAQAGDTGARDRAGTVVYEELYSLARAYLSRERGDHTLQPTALVHEAYLRLVGQMAPWKNRGHFFGIAAQMMRRVLVDHARRATADRRDRQRSVPLEAAETVSLDDLATGGAEDVLAVHDALEQLERLDPRQARIVELRFFVGLSLEEIAELLDISPATVSRDWAMARAWLRVQLRDS